In Lodderomyces elongisporus chromosome 2, complete sequence, the following proteins share a genomic window:
- the FHL1 gene encoding Pre-rRNA-processing protein fhl1, whose protein sequence is MLYDSGSTTANVTPMIKAEEVHDVPSLMLDEELDSILSNTHPSQREQQQQQQQQQQQQQQQQQQQQQQQQQQQQQQHNDHNYHQDQLTATSLLYQPENDQTQVKHRKNTESALDITSVTDADLDINSNSNNAKTSSVQTSISDATAKSPKTNDQRQTSIKGESQSHVSENDVASQQQKKELKQEQQQPRVSAYAKLEFENFTFYVQTLQVVLGRKSHDELMHQNVDVHLSEKKAISRRHAKIFYNFGTQRYEISVLGKNGAFVNDNFVEKGLTIPLKNTDKIQIGDIEFKFILPEDSSNDGKNANGNSTEPKPFNPSDAINLKSTLFSKTPTPQSSPKKKQTLQDITSDVIESLSPSSSGAGTAKVHFAESSKSSGVGTSAEVKTKLKTESGNEAETSAGSGTSIKTGTGAVSDTVTGTGTGPGTSTGAAIGAGNATGTETNAAADADAGTGTGTHRKSMSRRDSIMKLRRLSKSHGAADEINELLKEIGLNPVADANGDEPMDLDAQIQLLLNEDANDLVLKEEKDTLQAKNALYNESAIIDDGEELGNIVKSFDQADNEIKKLDTQVNSLGVEISELSKAPNNQNQSLIREKELKKKNLEDLKREKEQHLQQRRNSYVKNAGPIRATPLMGKPASIQPPASSSIYNRMHGLVGDRGAGFPFMSHSSQVFPPPPKLTATVHIITSEPSTIRARPPLRAITVSDASYLSAFYYPKTTEEPSKYPKQKGKKIIPRKQPKRVYSAEEIPEKCRVKPNLSFNTMIMEVLKAPSASQAGLTINEIIESIKEVFPYYKYCADGWQASISHCIKFSKFYKRTSKKGPTEWQYVIDNLYLQERNTIKQQQKSIAEAKAKAEFLRQEEIRKKQRLEAQQHFSNQMFLKRTQFAHPQSSLPLQNALSNTLQQNLSKGNNFSQVPNSKNAINKPMGNMSHINTGVAATSTSLTSTATAPHSSFSSAGSVSSSSLPLASSQNAQISTPVSNITPAPSAARPVAATGNTNTLSSSSPSAASSTQSQKSLEYLRKELFSQYKARELSYDRETATSLITKALATTIAQVNTIGAKAGCGDNALEFLVEKAPQQVSKILGIALSKSIKEHEGVGSNTPSKPGTPVPARSQITAQQLQPQPQPQSQPSVQPYSQSQSPPPPSSQLQPQPQSQPRPQLQPQSHSQSQSFLSTSRHPVSSEHGKSSMQQSNATTFQSSQSKSSGHLSNGVSSLPSSAHQSPVASISSPLVTTSIPVSTTTTSTPLSATKEQNTKFTGSTSSSSVSQFQPQPQTSQSPHALHARPASVISQQHSNTQNFHTSATPSAPASVSPSPSPQLSHSPTKPPNYKPPSYGKPPSLGRPGSFAKPPAYGKPPGVGSGLSRPPTFLSNKPTFSNGAQKRESDSTNYDKDHANKIAKT, encoded by the coding sequence ATGTTATACGATTCGGGGTCTACAACGGCGAATGTCACACCTATGATTAAAGCTGAAGAAGTTCACGATGTGCCATCATTAATGCTCGATGAGGAACTCGATCTGATATTATCAAATACACACCCTTCACAACgagaacagcaacaacagcaacaacagcaacaacagcaacaacaacagcagcaacaacaacaacaacaacagcagcaacagcagcagcagcaacaacataaTGACCATAACTACCACCAAGACCAGTTGACAGCGACCAGTCTACTTTACCAACCCGAAAATGACCAAACCCAAGTAAAACATAGAAAAAATACCGAATCAGCTTTAGATATCACAAGTGTTACGGATGCGGACTTAGATATCAATTCCAACTCAAACAATGCAAAAACTTCACTGGTACAGACACTGATACTGGATGCAACTGCTAAATcgccaaaaacaaatgatcAGCGGCAGACCTCGATCAAGGGTGAAAGTCAATCTCATGTATCTGAAAATGACGTTGCGtcacaacagcaaaaaaaagagttaaAGCAAGAGCAACAGCAGCCTAGAGTCTCTGCGTATGCCAAGTTGGAATTTGAGAATTTCACCTTTTACGTACAAACGCTTCAGGTTGTCCTTGGTAGAAAGTCTCATGATGAGTTGATGCACCAAAATGTTGATGTGCACCTATCTGAAAAAAAGGCAATCTCAAGAAGACACGCCAAAATTTTTTACAACTTCGGAACCCAGAGATATGAAATCTCCGTGTTAGGTAAAAACGGAGCTTTTGTTAACGAtaattttgttgaaaaaggtCTCACAATCCCATTAAAAAATACCGATAAAATCCAGATTGGCGACATTGAATTTAAGTTTATCTTACCAGAAGATCTGTCAAATGATGGCAAGAATGCAAACGGCAATTCAACAGAACCTAAACCATTTAACCCAAGCGATGCAATAAACTTAAAATCaactttattttcaaaaacaccCACACCTCAAAGCTCTCccaagaaaaaacaaactttaCAAGATATAACATCCGATGTAATTGAATCATTGCTGCCGTCATCATCGGGAGCGGGAACTGCAAAAGTGCATTTTGCCGAAAGCTCAAAGTCATCTGGAGTTGGTACGAGCGCTGAAGTAAagaccaaactcaaaactGAATCAGGTAATGAAGCCGAAACTAGTGCTGGAAGTGGTACCAGTATCAAGACAGGCACTGGAGCTGTCAGTGATACTGTTACGGGTACTGGTACTGGTCCTGGTACTAGTACTGGTGCCGCAATTGGTGCAGGAAATGCTACAGGAACTGAAACTAATGCCgctgctgatgctgatgctggAACTGGTACGGGAACACATCGTAAGTCGATGAGCCGACGCGACTCAATTATGAAACTCCGACGATTGTCAAAATCACATGGCGCCGCCGATGAAATCAACGAGTTGTTGAAAGAGATTGGATTGAACCCTGTGGCTGACGCCAACGGAGACGAGCCCATGGATTTGGATGCACAAATTCAGCTTCTCCTCAATGAAGATGCCAATGACCTAGTATTgaaggaggaaaaagataCTTTGCAGGCAAAAAATGCATTATACAACGAGTCTGCCATTATTGATGACGGCGAGGAATTAGGTAACATTGTTAAAAGCTTTGATCAAGCTGataatgaaataaaaaagttaGATACTCAAGTTAACAGCCTCGGCGTGGAGATATCTGAGCTTTCAAAAGCAccaaacaatcaaaatcaGTCCCTAATCAGAGAAAAggagttgaaaaagaagaatctTGAGGATTTAAAACGCGAAAAAGAGcaacatcttcaacaaagaagaaactcGTATGTGAAAAATGCCGGTCCTATTAGGGCAACACCACTTATGGGCAAACCAGCCTCAATCCAACCACCTGCGTCATCATCGATATACAATCGTATGCATGGCTTGGTGGGCGATAGAGGAGCAGGTTTTCCATTCATGTCTCATTCGAGTCAAGTTTtcccaccaccaccaaaatTGACAGCAACAGTGCACATAATTACATCTGAACCGTCGACAATCAGAGCTCGACCTCCGTTAAGGGCAATCACCGTGAGCGACGCCTCCTACTTGTCTGCGTTTTATTATCCAAAGACAACAGAAGAACCATCGAAATacccaaaacaaaagggtAAGAAAATTATACCTAGAAAACAACCCAAGAGAGTATATTCGGCAGAAGAAATCCCAGAAAAGTGTCGCGTTAAGCCGAACTTGTCTTTCAACACCATGATTATGGAGGTTTTAAAAGCGCCTTCTGCAAGTCAGGCTGGTTTGACCATCAACGAGATCATAGAGTCAATCAAAGAAGTTTTTCCGTACTACAAGTATTGTGCAGATGGATGGCAAGCATCAATTAGTCACTGTATcaagttttccaaattttaCAAACGTACCTCTAAAAAGGGACCAACTGAATGGCAGTATGTAATCGACAACTTGTATTTGCAAGAGCGCAATACAattaaacaacaacaaaaactgATTGCCGAGGCTAAAGCTAAAGCAGAATTTTTACGACAAGAAGAGATTcgaaagaagcaaagatTGGAAGCACAACAGCATTTCAGTAATcaaatgtttttgaaaagaaccCAATTTGCGCATCCACAATCTTCACTTCCATTACAAAATGCTTTGCTGAATACATTGCAACAAAACCTATCAAAAGGAAACAATTTTTCTCAAGTGCCAAATCTGAAAAATGCCATCAACAAACCAATGGGAAATATGTCGCATATTAACACCGGAGTGGCAGCAACATCTACAAGTTTAActtcaacagcaacagcgcCTCATTCCTCATTCTCTTCTGCCGGTTCTGTatcgtcttcttctcttccacTTGCCTCCTCGCAGAATGCACAAATCAGTACACCAGTACTGAATataacaccagcaccaTCAGCTGCAAGACCGGTTGCAGCTACAGGCAACACAAACACTTTATCGTCGTCTTCCCCATCTGCAGCAAGCTCGACACAGTCGCAAAAGTCGCTAGAATATTTGAGAAAAGAATTGTTTTCGCAGTATAAAGCACGAGAATTAAGTTACGATCGAGAGACAGCAACTTCTTTGATTACAAAGGCTTTAGCAACTACTATAGCTCAAGTAAACACTATTGGAGCAAAAGCTGGATGCGGTGACAATGCTTTGGAATTTTTAGTTGAGAAAGCACCACAACAAGTTAGCAAAATATTGGGGATTGCCTTGTCTAAGTCAATAAAAGAGCATGAGGGTGTTGGTTCTAATACTCCAAGCAAACCAGGAACACCTGTCCCTGCGCGGTCGCAAATTACTGCACAGCAattgcaaccacaaccacaaccacaatctCAGCCACTGGTACAACCTTATTCCCAATCGCAATCTCCACCACCGCCTCTGCTGCAATTGCAACCGCAACCGCAACTGCAACCGCGACCTCAACTTCAACCACAACTGCATCTGCAATCACAATCGTTCCTTTCCACTAGTAGACACCCAGTTAGTCTGGAACATGGTAAATCATCCATGCAGCAAAGTAATGCGACTACATTCCAGTCGCTGCAATCAAAACTGCTGGGTCATTTATCAAATGGAGTATCGTCGTTACCTTCCCTGGCACACCAATCACCCGTGGCTTCAATATCTTCTCCCCTTGTTACAACCAGTATTCCAGTatcaacaactacaacatcAACTCCTCTCTCTGctacaaaagaacaaaacactAAATTTACTGGAAGCACGCTGTCCCTGCTGGTTTCTCAATTTCAGCCACAGCCACAGACACTGCAGTCTCCACACGCACTACATGCTCGTCCGGCATCAGTAATATCGCAGCAGCACCTGAATACACAAAATTTTCACACATCTGCAACACCATCTGCACCGGCATCAGTGTCGCCTTCGCCGTCTCCACAACTTTCTCACTCGCCTACAAAACCACCAAACTACAAACCTCCACTGTACGGCAAGCCACCATCTTTAGGACGTCCAGGTTCATTTGCAAAACCGCCGGCTTATGGGAAACCTCCGGGTGTTGGTAGTGGTTTATCTCGGCCTCCTACATTCTTGTCAAACAAACCTACATTTCTGAATGGTGCACAAAAGAGGGAGCTGGATTCTACAAATTATGACAAAGACCATGCAAACAAAATTGCCAAAACATAA
- the PRE2 gene encoding Proteasome subunit beta type-5 (MEROPS:MER0001516), protein MNSIAKRFTNANNNDILNEVNSIHQARTSQQQLNLAPTIAVPPISQPTDFLRAHTDDASNPDCKIKIAHGTTTLAFRFQGGIIVAVDSRATAGNWIASQTVNKVIRINPMLLGTMAGGAADCQYWETWLGTQCRLHELREKERISVAAASKILSNLVYSYKGMGLSMGTMICGHTKKEGPTIYYVDSDGTRLKGDLFCVGSGQTFAYGVLDSQYKWDLTVEEALYLGKRSILAATHRDAYSGGSINLYHVNEEGWTYHGNFNVGELFWEVKEKEQSFVNVDG, encoded by the coding sequence ATGAATTCTATAGCCAAGCGGTTCACAAAtgccaacaacaacgacatcTTGAATGAGGTCAATTCGATACACCAAGCACGGACATCTCAACAGCAATTGAACCTAGCTCCGACCATCGCTGTCCCGCCAATCTCACAACCCACTGATTTTCTTAGGGCACATACTGATGATGCTTCGAATCCAGATtgtaaaattaaaattgcACACGGTACCACAACACTTGCGTTTCGTTTCCAAGGTGGTATAATCGTTGCCGTCGATTCGCGAGCTACTGCTGGTAACTGGATTGCGTCACAAACAGTAAACAAAGTCATTCGAATCAACCCAATGCTTCTTGGTACTATGgctggtggtgctgctgATTGTCAGTACTGGGAAACATGGCTCGGAACTCAATGTAGATTGCACGAATTGAGGGAGAAGGAGCGTATTTCTGTTGCAGCAGCATCAAAGATCTTGAGTAACTTGGTTTATTCTTACAAGGGGATGGGTTTAAGTATGGGAACAATGATTTGTGGCCATacaaagaaggaaggaCCAACTATATATTACGTTGATTCCGATGGAACAAGGTTGAAAGGCGATTTGTTCTGTGTTGGATCAGGTCAGACGTTTGCGTATGGTGTATTGGACTCGCAATACAAATGGGATTTGACGGTGGAAGAGGCGTTGTATTTGGGAAAGAGAAGTATTTTGGCAGCAACTCATAGGGATGCATACTCCGGTGGTTCTATAAACTTGTACCATGTCAATGAAGAAGGATGGACATACCATGGAAACTTTAATGTTGGTGAGTTGTTTTGGGAAgtgaaggaaaaggagcAATCATTTGTAAATGTTGACGGTTGA